Proteins encoded within one genomic window of Papio anubis isolate 15944 chromosome X, Panubis1.0, whole genome shotgun sequence:
- the ATP6AP2 gene encoding renin receptor, whose amino-acid sequence MAVFVVLLALVAGVLGNEFSILRSPGSVVFRNGNWPIPGERIPDVAALSMGFSVKEDLSWPGLAVGNLFHRPRATVMVMVKGVDKLALPPGSVISYPLENAVPFSLDSVANSIHSLFSEETPVVLQLAPSEERVYMVGKANSVFEDLSVTLRQLRNRLFQENSVLSSLPLNSLSRNNEVDLLFLSELQVLHDISSLLSRHKHLAKDHSPDLYSLELAGLDEIGKRYGEDSEQFRDASKILVDALQKFADDMYNLYGGNAVVELVTVKSFDTSLVRKTRTILEAKQAKNPASPYNLAYKYNFEYSVVFNMVLWIMIALALAVIITSYNIWNMDPGYDSIIYRMTNQKIRMD is encoded by the exons gTGTTTTGGGGAACGAGTTTAGTATATTAAGATCACCGGGGTCTGTTGTTTTCCGAAATGGAAATTGGCCTATACCAGGAGAGCGGATCCCAGACGTGGCTGCATTGTCCATGGGCTTCTCTGTGAAagaa GACCTTTCTTGGCCAGGACTCGCAGTGGGTAACCTGTTTCATCGTCCTCGGGCTACTGTCATGGTGATGGTGAAGGGAGTGGACAAACTGGCTCTACCCCCAGGCAGTGTCATTTCGTACCCTTTGGAGAAT GCAGTTCCTTTTAGTCTTGACAGTGTTGCAAATTCCATTCACTCCTTATTTTCTGAGGAAACTCCTGTTGTTTTGCAGTTGGCTCCCAGTGAGGAA AGAGTGTATATGGTAGGGAAGGCAAACTCAGTGTTTGAAGACCTTTCAGTCACCTTACGCCAGCTCCGTAATCGCCTATTTCAAGAAAACTCTGTTCTAAGTTCACTCCCCCTCAATTCTCTGAGTAGGAACAATGAA GTTGACCTGCTCTTTCTTTCTGAACTGCAAGTGCTACATGATATTTCAAGCTTG CTGTCTCGTCATAAGCATCTAGCCAAGGATCATTCTCCTGATTTGTATTCACTGGAGCTGGCAGGTTTGGATGAAATTGGGAAGCGTTACGGGGAAGACTCTGAACAATTCAGAGATGCTTCTAAGATCCTTGTTGACGCTTTGCAAAAG tttgcagatgacatgtacAATCTTTATGGTGGGAATGCAGTGGTAGAGTTAGTCACTGTCAAGTCATTTGACACCTCCCTTGTTAGGAAGACAAGGACTATCCTTGAGGCAAAACAAGCG AAGAACCCAGCAAGTCCCTATAACCTTGCATATAAGtataattttgaatattctgTGGTTTTCAACATGGTACTTTGGATAATGATCGCCTTGGCCTTGGCTGTGATTATCACCTCTTACAATATTTGGAACATGGATCCTGGATATGATAGCATCATTTATAGGATGACAAACCAGAAGATTCGAATGGATTGA